ATGAAAATGTACAGGGGGTAGTGTCCTCTGGCTTGTGGGAGCATCAGCACTAATATCTTCAGTATGTCTCCTAAGGACCCCATTTTCAGCAAGTAGAGTTCTTTGTTCGCCTTCAAGAAGACCATCTTCAGATATTGTATTATCACCAGTTATCTCATCTTCATTAACAGGACTAGCAACTTGAGATTTATCAATACTTTTagatttgcgacggttattatTGTGCTTTTCTATGCCCTGTTTTTCCTGCAAGGGTTTCTCGCTTTTCCCCTTTCTTTTTCCTGGTGCATTTTCTTCATTGACAACATTTTGTTGACAGGTATCTACAGAGGTTGCTTCTTTCTTGGATAATTTTTTTACCGCTGATGCAGCAGCCAGTAGCGCATCATTTTCCTGCTTGTTTGTGCTGCTAACCTCTGCATCTTCTTTACCAGTTCTTGGAACAACTCCATCAAGTATTCCAATACCTTTAGGCTCTTTTGTTTTCTTCTTAGCACCTTTGTGTCGTCCTTGATAACCTTTCAGTTCTACTTTGCttagcaagtatttctcccatTCTTCCCGCATGACCTGTCCAAGAAATTATGCAATGTGTCTCCTTTTAGAAACAAGGATAGCAGCACCATAACAGAGTTTTATTAAACAAAAGTCTACAAAAACTGTGCGCATTCAAACAGCAAATTGATCACATTAAAAAAACAGAGTTTCTGCAGAATTGTCGCCTCAAAAATGTAATCAAGTTTCCACAAGGCCAAAATTAAAAGTAGATTGCACCATGACATGCAAGATCATTGTTTTAATGCTTTACAGATACCACAGTTACAGCCAGAAGAATGGTAAAGGCAAAAAGGAGGAGGGAAGAAGAAAGACAGGACCTCAGATGAGCTAGGGAGGAATGCCCAAATGACAACTAGGGGAATTAGCAATTTAGCATTAGCCAACGGAGTCAACAGATCTGGCATCTGATCAGACCTGATTTGGAAGTCTCAGAAAAACACACTAATTGCAACCCATTATTGAGTGATGAACCCGGCAAAATGGTTTAGAATTGAATAAAATTGCTTTGTTCGCCAAACAAGTGCATATGATTGCATTTGTGAAATAAGCTTTTGCCAAAGTAGGAAATGACTGAGACGGTAAAATGGATCAGTTTTGACTCTTTTGAGGGCTACAACTTGCcaagaatttgaaatgagtaaaAACATCTGTTTAAAATCACAATTAAGCCTCTGTCATGTATAGAAAAAAGCTACGTCATATAAGAACATGAATGTTAATATTACCTTCTTAGGGCCATTTGTAATGCAATCCTCAAGCTGCATGCATGAATGCTCGTCCTTGCATGCTACTAAAACAATTCCATTGCTATCATCTTCATTTTCAATCACAATTTCATCACTTGATGATTCTTGTTTCTTCCTCTCTGCTTCAATCTCCTCTAAAATGTCCTGGGAAAAAACTGGTCTTGTCAAAAACAGGATCATATGGCAACAACACACGAATTATAATTGTgtatacattaaaaaaaatgaaaatgataaAAGAAGAAGAGATAACGACAGATACgataaagaaagaaacaaaactcACTCACTCACACGTAACACCTTCCACTTTGGTGGTTCCTCCAGAATCTCTTGAACAAAAACTCCTCCACTTGAAGCTGAAAGCAAAGCAAGGTCATTAGAAGCAAATATTTGACATAAGAAATGCAGGGTGTAAAAGATATTCATTCAGCAATTCAACTTGTCTTTTCTTCTCAAACTTTCAATTGCTATAAACCACCATATATTTTGTTTTCATCCAAATTCATTTTCAAAACCACAACACCAAAAACTCCAAAAACAAATAATCACTCACCTTCTTTCTCAGTGCTGCTCTCCTTCAACTTTCTCTTCTTCCCTGACACATTTTTGCTCTGCTCACTTGGCTTCCCGGcttctgtttttgtaaaaagGTACACCCGTTTCTTTGCATACTCAAATATCTTATAACTTGATTCCGCAAAAATCCAGACTGACCTAAAACTCTCTGAAACCCTCAGTGAATCCAAATACTTCAAATAAGTAACCGCGTCATACCTAACAACAGAAAAGAGATATTGTAAGAACAGCAAACAATAAAAGTTTCCAGTCAACAAATTGCTGCACCCAATATCTCAAGAATTCACAAAGTCTGCACTCAGTCCAAtccaaatacaagtacaagtcaTCACCAAATTTATTGTGATCTAAAATATAAACCATTCTACATCACCAATCAAGTACGATGAGCAGAACATTGAACGTCACTTCAAATTAACGATATACTCCTAGGCTCCTACCAATATGAAAACCATGTTCAATACTACTTTACCAATACAATTTTAACTGAACTCAATACTACGAGGATATGAATAAAAAGTATGATCCATTATAATGTATATCTATGAATAAAAAATCAGTACCTAACAAGATAATCCAACAGCTTCCTCAAGGTCTTCAAATCCGAAACAAGCTGTTTAGTCTTCTTAGCTAATGTATGCCAAATTGGGTCTAATTGTCTCTTAATAATCTCATCAAAAGATTTGAACAACCCATTTTCAACTGTTAAATCCTCAACATCAACCTTATTAGTCCTCCTCATTTCTTTCAAACAAGCATCCATAACTTCAATTATGGCCTTTTGAATCCCTTTCATCGCCGAATTCATAGGAACTCTAACATCTACCACCTCAGAAGGGCTCCTCTCGAGTTCCTGCGAAACATACACCTGAAACCTTGGCCACAAATGCAGCTTTCTAACGAACAAACACTTCATAATCCTCTCCGCCTTCGCAAACCCAGAAACCATAGCAAAAGGCTTATCAGAAAACGCCCTTATATAGGCATTCTTATTAAACGACCTCAAAATTCGAACGATAAACGCTTCCGTCGAGGTCTCGGAGAGAGAATGTGCATTTAGAATAAGAATGCCGGCAATTTTCGAAGTGGGAATTCTAGAGGTGAGAAGATCAACAATGAGAATACGAGAAGTAATGAAATAAACGCCGCCGGAAGTGTAAAGTGCGTTGCGCTGGTGAGACGGCAGCTCCGAAGTGATTTCGGTAGGTCCGtcgttgaaattagggttagggtttgaaATTAGGATTGATTTTCGTTGGCAAGGGTTGGCAGAAAGGATTAAGAGAGTACCTTGATCGGAGGAGTGCAGGGAGAGAAGATTTGCGACGAGTTTGGGGAGAGAAAGACCGGAAGAGAGAACCACTAAGCCCCCATTTGGATCTTCCAAGAGGTCCGATATTATATGCTCGTGAAATTGTACCATTTGTTCTTCTCAATTGTGAAATCAGGGTTCTTTTCTATTTGATTTGGTGGTATTTTTTAAGTTTACGACAAGAATTgagatttctagggttttgcaGAGATTGAATTTGGGGTTTTCTCTGTCCTCTGCATTGAAGGAGGTAAGATGGCGGGAAGAAAGAGGATGAACAGATGAAGGTGGTTGTTTCAGTTGAAGTAACTAAAAGCCCAAAAAGGTCAAAAATAcactccaaatgtattggactGGATTTTCTGGTGCCAACCgaaggatttttttttatttatttataataaaaCGTTAGGCCGGCATTTCATTTCTGGCGTAGTGTTTAAGGTACCGGTTAACGGGTAGTCAACATGCTACAGAGTAGTTGGAAAAATAAGTATTGTTTGGCATGGTAACGGTTTAGATAGCAGGTGTGGTCAAGGTAGTGTTTGCGGAGATTTTGTCAAACGTTTGATTTCAGATAGTAGCGTTGGGATATTTTACCAGCATTTGCCGTCAAGTTTTTTGACACTCCATTTTTTTAATTCGACATCGTTTCAAATCTTTGTGTGAGACAAACAAGAAACCGATCATAATCGCCCTTCTATTAACCAAATGCAGAAAATGGAAAGAATGAACTCCATAAAGTGTATAGAAAATTGAAAGAATTCAACTCCATAAAGTATTGAATTGAGAAAGACTCCATATAGTACTTGTATAGTACTATTATATTCCGTATTTTTATTGAGGAGAATTCAATATATTTGAGTACTCTCTAATATTTCGTATTGATTAAAATTGCATCGAACATGAACATTATTTAGTCAAATTgaactaattttaattaagttaatGATTTTTATTTAGTCAACCGCTACTTTTGTCAAACACTCATATTATCAATCGttactttgacagctaaccgttaccaGCTACTGATTAAACGTTGCCCGCTACTCTAACCACTACCCGCAACTCAACCGCTAAAAGCTACTCGCTACCGCTAGTTTTGCCGAACAAGGCCTTAAGCTtatagaaacaaaaaaaataagatttttgtttttgtttttggcaAGTAAAAACTAAGGAAAGTTAGTAAATGAAAAAAGAAATTTTAAGCGCCAATTGCTAAAATACGAGCATTGTGTAATCTTTTTCTGTCGACATTGTTGATGCAGCACCTATTGAAAGTCGCTTCAATCGCTTTAATCTCATTTATCGTCCACACTACCTGCACATCTAACAcgttatttacttatttgtaAGTAGCAACTCTACTGGTCGTCTCGATTCGGTAATGATTTGTAATATTTTTGAAGTAAAAGTTGTTACCCCAACGAAAACCCATTAAACAAGTCATTGCCTCTGTTAATCTTATGGATGTACGAACACAACCCAATACATCGAGCCATTTTTACGAAATTTTAGCATATTTTACAAAGGCGCTATAATTTgacaataattaattttaaaaaaaaattacaaccgAGTGGGAACTTACAACTTACTATAAGGAAGTTGTTTAAATCCTTCGATTCAATTCAATCTCAACATGAGTTTATTCCCGGTATTTCTTTGAGCCCTTTGAAGAGGAATGCTACATCGCTGGTGGACAGCGATAAAAAGAGCTCATACCCAGGGCAAAATGGTATTTTCGTTacatgagttgaaaagtcaaacaaattaCTAAATATCGGCAATATGACAGTAAttgatacaacaatgacagtattttaatacaacaatgacagtatttatgtAAACGATGATaatacttatataacacttatatacatatttttatctattcatttaatatgcaacacttttatcAATTCATTTAAGTGATCCCTTTACTTTTTCCAATTTCATTACACTTGTAtacataattttctttttttgggtgattgtgacagtattttaatacaacaatgacagtatatatataacaatgacaatacttatattaccGATGACAGTATATAAGAAGTTAGCAACACTTGTACACATTTAtttaacggatatttcatgaaatacccccgaggtttaagttaattcaccaggtaccctcgttgtttcagtaatctaccaggtacccctcaggtttcattttctcgcatgGTTTAACCTtgccgttaagtggccgttagaaactttttttcaccaggtaccctcgtaatttatttcaccaggtacccctgaggttttttagattttcaccaggtgcccttgtgctttatggtaatttcaccagatacccctgctcaccaacggctagtttcACCAGGTTTTGTTCTGTAACAATTGCTGGGGGAGGGGAATATGAAGTGAAAGAGGGGGCTGTCAAATACCCTATTAAGTTTGATGCAAGGACTTGTGGTTGTGGAGTATGGCAAATATCTGGCATACCTTGCAGACATGGCCTTAGGGTTATTTACCACCAAAGACTTGAGGCTACTGATTTTGTGTCTCACTACTTCAAAGGGCAAGCATACAAGTTAACTTACTCAGAGCACATACACCCCATGCCTGACCCAACCCAATGGCTTTCTTTTGACCTTCCTATTATCCTCCCACCACCCATGAAGAGGGCATCAGGTAGACCCCCTAACCTGAGAAAAAGAGGTAAACATGATCcaaaaaggggaaagagaaatagCACTGTGAGGTGTGGTAAGTGCAAGGAGGTGGGACACAATGCAAGGACATGCAGAGGTGGGGCCACTGCAAAGCAAAAGaaggctgctgctgctgctgctggtggTGGTGCTTTTGGTTCTGCTGGTGCAGCTGGTTCTGGTGCAACTGGTTCACAGCAAGGGGGAGATCAAGGTGCTTCCAGTTCACAGCAACAACGTAATGCATCAAGTAAGGGAAAAAGGAAGCGTacttgattttgtgatttatgcATAACTTTTTGCTAAACTTATCATGTATATCTTTTGCCAATGGGAGCAAGTTTTTGTAGAGCTACACTTAAAGTTTTTGCGTGTCGGGGGCACACTTTTGTAAAGCTACTTAATTCGGAAATGAAATATCATATTATTGATGAAATGTCATCATTCACTTTCTCATTACAAATACTAGAATAAAAAACATTACAATGCCAATTTTGATAGTTCCATGCATTAATTTCTTTTGCTGCTTgagtttcttcttcatttggtgaatttcttcatccaa
This Spinacia oleracea cultivar Varoflay chromosome 6, BTI_SOV_V1, whole genome shotgun sequence DNA region includes the following protein-coding sequences:
- the LOC110781770 gene encoding DNA repair endonuclease UVH1, with translation MVQFHEHIISDLLEDPNGGLVVLSSGLSLPKLVANLLSLHSSDQGTLLILSANPCQRKSILISNPNPNFNDGPTEITSELPSHQRNALYTSGGVYFITSRILIVDLLTSRIPTSKIAGILILNAHSLSETSTEAFIVRILRSFNKNAYIRAFSDKPFAMVSGFAKAERIMKCLFVRKLHLWPRFQVYVSQELERSPSEVVDVRVPMNSAMKGIQKAIIEVMDACLKEMRRTNKVDVEDLTVENGLFKSFDEIIKRQLDPIWHTLAKKTKQLVSDLKTLRKLLDYLVRYDAVTYLKYLDSLRVSESFRSVWIFAESSYKIFEYAKKRVYLFTKTEAGKPSEQSKNVSGKKRKLKESSTEKEASSGGVFVQEILEEPPKWKVLRDILEEIEAERKKQESSSDEIVIENEDDSNGIVLVACKDEHSCMQLEDCITNGPKKVMREEWEKYLLSKVELKGYQGRHKGAKKKTKEPKGIGILDGVVPRTGKEDAEVSSTNKQENDALLAAASAVKKLSKKEATSVDTCQQNVVNEENAPGKRKGKSEKPLQEKQGIEKHNNNRRKSKSIDKSQVASPVNEDEITGDNTISEDGLLEGEQRTLLAENGVLRRHTEDISADAPTSQRTLPPVHFHALESDQPILDILKPSVIIAYHPDITFVREVEVYNAENPSKKLKVYFLFYEDSTEVQKFEASIRRENGAFESLIRQKSMMMIPVNLDDHLLGLDYPIESQSSVTQNSITRKAGGRKEAEKEMQVIVDMREFMSSLPNVLHQKGMRIIPVTLEVGDYILSPLICVERKSIQDLFGSFASGRLYHQIETMVRYYRIPVLLIEFSQDKSFSFLSASDIGDDVTPNSIISKLTLLAMHFPRLRIVWSRSLHATAEIFASLKANQDEPDEVKATRVGVPSEEGIVEDDVRAENYNTSAVEFLRRLPGVTDSNYRTIMDGCNSLADLALVPIEKLADLMGGQKAARTLREFLDAKYPTML